One segment of Hippopotamus amphibius kiboko isolate mHipAmp2 chromosome 2, mHipAmp2.hap2, whole genome shotgun sequence DNA contains the following:
- the HSPA5 gene encoding endoplasmic reticulum chaperone BiP: protein MKLSLVAAVLLLLGAARPEEDDKKEDVGTVVGIDLGTTYSCVGVFKNGRVEIIANDQGNRITPSYVAFTPEGERLIGDAAKNQLTSNPENTVFDAKRLIGRTWNDPSVQQDIKFLPFKVVEKKTKPYIQVDVGGGQTKTFAPEEISAMVLTKMKETAEAYLGKKVTHAVVTVPAYFNDAQRQATKDAGTIAGLNVMRIINEPTAAAIAYGLDKREGEKNILVFDLGGGTFDVSLLTIDNGVFEVVATNGDTHLGGEDFDQRVMEHFIKLYKKKTGKDVRKDNRAVQKLRREVEKAKRALSSQHQARIEIESFYEGEDFSETLTRAKFEELNMDLFRSTMKPVQKVLEDSDLKKSDIDEIVLVGGSTRIPKIQQLVKEFFNGKEPSRGINPDEAVAYGAAVQAGVLSGDQDTGDLVLLDVCPLTLGIETVGGVMTKLIPRNTVVPTKKSQIFSTASDNQPTVTIKVYEGERPLTKDNHLLGTFDLTGIPPAPRGVPQIEVTFEIDVNGILRVTAEDKGTGNKNKITITNDQNRLTPEEIERMVNDAEKFAEEDKKLKERIDTRNELESYAYSLKNQIGDKEKLGGKLSSEDKETMEKAVEEKIEWLESHQDADIEDFKAKKKELEEIVQPIISKLYGSAGPPPTGDEEAAEKDEL from the exons ATGAAGCTCTCCTTGGTGGCTGCGGTGCTGCTGCTGCTCGGCGCGGCGCGGCCGGAGGAAGACGACAAGAAGGAGGACGTGGGCACGGTGGTCGGCATCGACCTGGGCACCACGTACTCCTG CGTCGGGGTGTTCAAGAACGGCCGCGTGGAGATCATCGCCAACGACCAGGGCAACCGCATCACGCCGTCTTACGTGGCCTTCACTCCTGAAGGGGAGCGTCTGATCGGCGATGCGGCCAAGAACCAGCTCACCTCCAACCCTGAGAACACGGTTTTCGACGCCAAGCGGCTCATCGGCCGTACGTGGAACGACCCGTCTGTGCAGCAGGACATCAAGTTCTTGCCTTTCAAG gtGGTTGAAAAGAAAACTAAGCCATACATTCAAGTTGATGTTGGAGGTGGGCAAACAAAGACATTTGCTCCTGAAGAAATTTCTGCCATGGTCCTCACTAAAATGAAGGAAACTGCTGAGGCTTATTTGGGAAAGAAG GTTACTCATGCAGTTGTTACTGTACCAGCCTATTTCAATGATGCCCAACGCCAGGCAACCAAAGATGCTGGAACTATTGCTGGGTTGAATGTTATGAGGATCATCAATGAGCC TACAGCAGCTGCTATTGCTTATGGTCTGGataagagggaaggagagaagaacaTCCTGGTGTTTGACCTGGGTGGTGGAACCTTCGATGTGTCTCTTCTCACCATTGATAATGGTGTTTTTGAAGTCGTGGCTACTAATGGAGACACTCATCTGGGTGGAGAAGACTTTGACCAGCGTGTCATGGAACACTTCATCAAGctctacaaaaagaaaactggCAAAGATGTTCGGAAAGACAACAGGGCTGTGCAGAAACTCCGGCGTGAGGTAGAAAAGGCCAAACGGGCCCTGTCTTCTCAACATCAAGCAAGAATTGAAATTGAGTCCTTCTATGAAGGAGAAGACTTCTCTGAGACCCTGACTCGGGCCAAATTTGAAGAGCTAAACATG GACCTGTTCCGTTCTACCATGAAGCCTGTCCAGAAAGTGCTGGAAGATTCTGATTTAAAGAAGTCTGATATTGATGAAATTGTTCTTGTTGGTGGCTCTACTCGAATCCCAAAGATTCAGCAACTGGTTAAAGAGTTTTTCAATGGCAAAGAACCATCCCGTGGCATAAACCCAGATGAGGCTGTAGCGTATGGTGCTGCTGTCCAGGCTGGTGTACTCTCTGGTGATCAAGATACAG GTGATCTGGTACTGCTTGATGTATGTCCCCTTACACTTGGTATTGAAACCGTGGGAGGTGTCATGACCAAACTGATTCCAAGGAACACTGTGGTGCCCACCAAGAAATCTCAAATCTTTTCTACAGCCTCTGATAATCAACCAACTGTTACCATCAAGGTCTATGAAG GTGAACGACCCCTGACGAAAGACAATCACCTTCTGGGAACTTTTGATCTGACTGGAATTCCTCCTGCTCCCCGTGGGGTTCCACAGATAGAAGTCACCTTTGAGATAGATGTGAATGGCATTCTTCGAGTGACAGCTGAAGACAAAGGTacaggcaacaaaaataaaatcacaattacCAATGACCAGAATCGCCTGACACCTGAAGAAATTGAAAGGATGGTCAATGATGCTGAGAAGTTTGCTGAGGAAGACAAAAAGCTCAAGGAGCGCATTGACACCAGAAATGAATTGGAAAGCTATGCCTACTCTCTCAAGAATCAGATTGGAGATAAAGAAAAGCTGGGAGGTAAACTTTCCTCTGAAGATAAGGAGACCATGGAAAAAGCTGTAGAAGAAAAGATTGAGTGGCTGGAAAGTCACCAGGATGCTGACATTGAAGATTTCAAAGCCAAaaagaaggagctggaggaaattgTTCAGCCAATTATCAGCAAACTCTATGGAAGTGCAGGCCCTCCCCCAACTGGTGATGAGGAAGCAGCAGAGAAAGATGAGTTGTAG